One window from the genome of Nitrospirota bacterium encodes:
- a CDS encoding cellulose biosynthesis cyclic di-GMP-binding regulatory protein BcsB, whose translation MGEDKIKRQNVLKILIFLLLTLALSSVVPSYSAEPEQSVLSFSDLGYSKDIYLSGATTEFNIYLPNYRGLSKAKIELLLRFSGVLDNRSTFTILVDDTPLFTKNIGLTGYEPVVSFNTGHSRADHIKVTVRGHLFITGDICYDLPTGNLWMVISNNSKVYIAAKHADTNIANFFNNYDKDINIVLDKEADNLNILPLIYNLNRLNDWKEVNIQVNSEPVKGMRNIITGNFSNDIELKDGDLLVSTNGLSMLKKDLTGSFITPSANTSKLSTAAENKNNEISLMDMGIKGFTATGLGDLSFNVPIRFSAFSGIPGNLYMKLILNHTPVPESERAYLKVFLNGILIHAMKIEGGGSIKSYNIKIPEDQLRGYNNNLNIVTSYFISKGECRGSMPNLTISILDSSYFYFDGADRKWITPVVDVMGSMSGKVLIMVNDKDMFDPSVYLMDVLGKFNREITDIDVLPWKGEIPENYNFVILALSHSGINNINIPLKVNQGRFSIINPLSKKEMFSSDYSDSFGVLQTFDKGKAKVLLLSYYKDKSALEFMKGFDKDTLSRMLGNVVIFNQDMASFDIGEKFRVEYKEIKSTGYYWDKYKLFIILILGLLAIVFLYFIKKKIVRSEKEN comes from the coding sequence ATGGGAGAAGACAAAATTAAGAGACAAAACGTCTTAAAAATCTTAATATTCCTGCTATTAACTCTCGCATTGTCATCAGTTGTGCCGTCTTATAGTGCAGAGCCTGAACAGTCGGTATTGTCTTTTAGTGACCTCGGTTATTCAAAAGACATATATCTTTCCGGTGCCACTACTGAATTCAATATTTATCTGCCTAATTACAGGGGGCTGTCAAAGGCAAAGATAGAGTTGTTATTGAGATTTTCCGGGGTACTTGATAACAGAAGCACCTTTACCATACTTGTTGATGACACCCCGCTATTTACAAAAAACATAGGCCTTACAGGATATGAACCTGTTGTGTCCTTTAATACAGGACATTCCAGGGCAGACCATATAAAGGTTACTGTACGGGGACATCTCTTCATAACAGGTGATATATGCTATGACCTGCCTACCGGAAATCTCTGGATGGTAATATCCAATAACAGTAAGGTCTATATCGCAGCAAAACATGCTGATACGAATATTGCAAACTTCTTTAATAACTATGATAAGGACATTAATATTGTCTTAGATAAAGAAGCAGACAATCTGAACATATTGCCGCTCATTTATAACCTGAACAGATTGAACGACTGGAAAGAGGTTAACATACAAGTTAATAGTGAACCTGTTAAAGGGATGAGAAACATTATAACAGGCAATTTCAGCAATGATATAGAACTAAAAGATGGTGACCTGCTGGTATCAACTAATGGCTTGTCTATGCTCAAAAAGGACTTAACCGGTTCTTTCATAACCCCATCAGCAAATACCTCAAAATTAAGCACGGCAGCAGAGAACAAAAACAATGAAATAAGCCTTATGGACATGGGCATTAAAGGCTTTACTGCAACAGGACTCGGTGACCTATCATTTAATGTCCCTATAAGGTTCTCTGCATTTTCCGGTATCCCCGGTAATCTCTACATGAAACTAATCCTGAATCATACCCCTGTCCCTGAAAGCGAGAGGGCCTATTTAAAGGTCTTTCTTAACGGGATATTGATTCATGCTATGAAGATAGAAGGCGGCGGCAGCATTAAATCTTATAACATAAAAATACCCGAGGACCAATTACGAGGTTACAACAATAATCTTAATATAGTTACATCTTACTTTATAAGTAAGGGAGAATGTAGAGGGAGTATGCCGAATCTGACTATCTCTATTTTAGACTCCTCATATTTCTACTTTGATGGGGCAGATAGAAAGTGGATTACACCGGTAGTGGACGTCATGGGGAGCATGTCAGGTAAAGTCCTCATTATGGTGAATGATAAAGACATGTTCGACCCTTCTGTGTACCTAATGGATGTACTGGGAAAGTTTAACAGGGAGATAACTGATATTGATGTATTGCCATGGAAAGGAGAAATCCCTGAAAATTATAATTTTGTGATACTTGCCCTTAGTCATTCAGGTATAAATAACATAAATATCCCGCTAAAGGTGAATCAGGGGAGATTCTCTATAATAAATCCATTGTCAAAGAAAGAGATGTTCAGCTCAGATTACAGCGATAGCTTTGGGGTCCTTCAAACCTTTGACAAGGGAAAGGCAAAGGTACTCTTATTATCATATTACAAAGATAAGTCCGCGTTGGAGTTCATGAAAGGATTTGATAAGGATACTTTAAGCCGGATGTTGGGGAATGTAGTTATATTCAATCAGGACATGGCTAGTTTTGACATTGGTGAAAAATTCAGGGTTGAGTATAAAGAGATTAAATCCACAGGTTATTACTGGGATAAGTACAAACTGTTTATTATCCTGATACTTGGATTGCTTGCAATTGTATTCCTTTACTTTATCAAAAAGAAGATTGTAAGGAGCGAGAAGGAGAACTAA
- a CDS encoding glycosyltransferase, with amino-acid sequence MPEHAVAIEDKQIKAVLSGRKIGQIFLELGYINKSQLDEALEYQKQKKGRIGWILTTLGFINRLQLFQTLAVQFGLEFRSDIENLIKGTDKRLLSAVTHKDVIVHQAIPYQMQDGRLILLTAYPNKIETITFFKKKFFVNEVDQIVITDLDLTKLIKQIVITDLDLTKIAEKLYRDSILDKSIYGLFYRNPSESAYSVFTNKQVLFMGAGIFLTLLWIYYDVVNFLIVTNIIVQLFFTISIGFKLLLSLAGVKGEIERPVTDEEVRALKDEDLPVYTILVPVFKEPEVIGILIDSLKRLDYPQNKLDIILLLEEEDSITYEAAKKCKPPGNWRLLKVPNSLPKTKPKACNYGLFFGRGKYLVIFDAEDIPDPDQLKKAVIAFTKGGESYVCFQAALNYFNRNENFLTRMFTLEYSYWFDYLLPGLDRLRFPLPLGGTSNHFDMEKLKQLGGWDPFNTTEDADLGVRAYANGYRVGVINSTTFEEANSQTRNWIRQRSRWVKGYMQTWLVFSRHPLNLLRAIGLKGWLSFNFFVGGTPLTLLINPLTWAIFVIWVLTKTKVIEPFFPPVLLYISIFNLLFGNFLGIYLNMIAVFKRKYYYLIPYSYLNPVYWLFHSAASYKALWQLFTNPFYWEKTQHGITKLRFKL; translated from the coding sequence ATGCCGGAACATGCTGTTGCTATTGAAGATAAACAGATAAAGGCTGTCCTGTCCGGCAGGAAAATAGGGCAAATATTTTTAGAGCTTGGTTACATTAACAAATCCCAGTTAGATGAGGCATTAGAGTATCAGAAGCAGAAAAAGGGTAGAATCGGATGGATATTAACGACACTGGGATTTATTAACAGGTTACAGCTTTTTCAAACCCTTGCCGTCCAGTTTGGGCTTGAGTTCAGGTCTGATATAGAAAACCTTATCAAAGGAACAGATAAAAGACTTTTGTCTGCTGTAACACATAAAGATGTGATTGTACATCAGGCGATCCCTTACCAGATGCAGGACGGCAGATTAATACTTCTTACCGCCTACCCCAATAAGATTGAAACTATCACATTCTTCAAAAAGAAATTCTTTGTAAATGAAGTGGACCAGATTGTTATAACTGACCTTGACTTAACAAAGCTGATTAAACAGATAGTAATAACTGATTTGGATCTGACAAAGATTGCAGAAAAGTTATACAGGGACTCCATCCTTGATAAATCTATTTACGGACTGTTTTACAGGAATCCTTCAGAATCAGCTTATTCCGTATTTACAAACAAGCAGGTACTTTTTATGGGTGCAGGGATATTCTTAACACTGCTATGGATATATTATGATGTTGTCAATTTTCTAATAGTAACAAATATTATTGTTCAGCTTTTCTTTACAATCTCGATCGGCTTTAAGCTCCTCCTAAGCCTGGCAGGGGTAAAAGGTGAAATAGAACGGCCTGTAACTGATGAAGAGGTCAGGGCACTGAAGGATGAAGACCTCCCTGTATATACCATCCTTGTCCCGGTCTTTAAAGAACCTGAGGTCATAGGAATACTTATAGATTCTTTAAAAAGGCTGGACTACCCCCAGAATAAACTCGACATAATTTTATTACTGGAAGAGGAAGACAGCATAACTTATGAGGCTGCAAAAAAATGTAAACCCCCTGGAAACTGGAGATTATTGAAAGTTCCAAACAGCCTTCCAAAGACAAAGCCAAAGGCTTGCAACTATGGTCTTTTCTTCGGAAGGGGAAAGTATCTTGTAATCTTTGATGCAGAGGATATCCCTGATCCTGACCAGTTAAAAAAGGCTGTTATAGCCTTTACTAAAGGGGGGGAGAGTTATGTATGTTTTCAGGCGGCATTAAATTATTTCAACAGAAATGAAAATTTCCTGACAAGGATGTTTACATTAGAATATTCATACTGGTTTGACTATCTCCTTCCGGGCCTGGACAGGCTGAGATTCCCATTACCGCTTGGGGGCACGAGCAATCACTTTGACATGGAGAAGCTGAAACAGCTTGGGGGCTGGGACCCGTTTAATACCACAGAAGATGCAGACCTCGGTGTTCGGGCTTATGCTAATGGTTATCGTGTGGGGGTAATTAATTCAACAACCTTTGAAGAGGCAAACTCACAGACCAGGAACTGGATACGGCAGAGGTCAAGATGGGTTAAGGGATACATGCAGACATGGCTTGTATTCTCAAGACACCCTCTAAACCTTCTAAGGGCTATCGGGTTAAAGGGATGGCTCTCCTTTAATTTCTTTGTGGGAGGAACCCCGCTTACCCTTCTTATAAACCCGCTTACATGGGCCATATTTGTTATATGGGTACTGACAAAGACAAAGGTTATAGAACCTTTTTTCCCTCCTGTATTGCTCTATATCTCCATCTTCAACCTCCTCTTTGGAAATTTCTTAGGCATCTACCTCAACATGATTGCAGTATTTAAAAGGAAATATTACTACCTTATCCCTTATTCATATCTCAACCCTGTCTACTGGCTGTTTCACTCAGCTGCCTCCTATAAGGCATTATGGCAGCTCTTCACCAACCCATTCTATTGGGAAAAAACACAGCACGGGATTACCAAGTTAAGATTTAAATTGTAA